Proteins encoded within one genomic window of Phototrophicus methaneseepsis:
- a CDS encoding sensor histidine kinase: protein MIQQDPEKDAGDAWDVMEILNIFAHDLKNPLGSVKSFVDLLSNTGDLDERQQHFVDRAMFNVMRMQQMIEELLDYARIDYTDDSGYEACDVQEIINYAVTLLQDVASRRRIEIDHQVETSTGPIWGQPRLLQHVMVNLVSNAVKYNRRGGTITIAARNEGPFVRIDVADTGIGIPPEKLQKVFDRFFRVKSESSQNAEGAGLGLAVVKAIVEKHNGRISVQSDMGLGSTFTVLLPREATLHANTGGDPRESLDAVDDNTQESADLSSGSPDEDADVIL from the coding sequence ATGATACAACAAGACCCTGAAAAGGACGCGGGTGACGCATGGGATGTGATGGAGATTCTGAATATCTTCGCACATGACCTGAAAAATCCATTGGGTTCCGTCAAAAGTTTCGTTGATCTACTCTCAAACACAGGCGATCTTGATGAGCGCCAGCAGCATTTTGTAGATCGGGCCATGTTTAACGTCATGCGCATGCAGCAGATGATTGAAGAACTGCTGGATTATGCGCGTATTGATTATACAGATGACTCCGGCTATGAGGCCTGCGATGTTCAGGAAATCATCAATTATGCGGTGACACTATTGCAAGATGTGGCTAGCCGTCGCCGTATTGAAATTGACCATCAGGTTGAAACAAGTACAGGGCCAATCTGGGGCCAGCCGCGCTTATTGCAGCATGTGATGGTTAATCTTGTGAGCAACGCCGTGAAGTATAATCGCCGTGGTGGCACTATCACTATCGCCGCCCGCAATGAAGGCCCTTTCGTGCGGATTGATGTCGCGGATACGGGTATTGGCATCCCACCAGAAAAGCTGCAAAAAGTCTTTGACCGTTTCTTCCGCGTCAAGAGCGAGAGCAGCCAGAATGCTGAGGGGGCCGGGCTTGGGCTTGCGGTTGTAAAGGCTATTGTGGAAAAACATAATGGCCGGATCTCTGTGCAGAGCGATATGGGGCTTGGTAGTACATTCACGGTTTTATTACCGCGAGAGGCCACGCTGCACGCCAACACGGGTGGCGACCCGCGTGAATCGCTCGATGCTGTCGATGATAATACGCAGGAATCTGCTGATCTGAGCAGTGGTAGCCCTGATGAAGATGCGGATGTCATTTTGTAA
- a CDS encoding COX15/CtaA family protein produces the protein MIANNVKHQHQRGVRTFTILALLTAILTVGLIIFGAVVRVTDSGLGCGSSWPLCDGHVLPPLDNVTAWIEWLHRLFAALIGLFGLATLFVAWRSYRQSDGRVFWLTVAAAVLFVVQSLLGAIVVIFELPPTFVTLHLGTAMLLLGSLLAAAVVAWYRPHLQGRSDNVRSLAYLNAVFSLVIILTGALVRGSGATLACTEWPLCFDNVLLPVDAGQLAVIHMIHRFAVAALGLSLLILVWQVIRQRRDSLVRGLAVGAFVAYLAQAGVGAMYVISVAGPGWGAAHVGLASLTWALLVALCMIESLEASSEDVNKQLEPQWQS, from the coding sequence ATGATCGCAAACAATGTTAAGCATCAACATCAGAGGGGCGTGCGTACATTTACTATTCTCGCGCTTTTGACAGCGATCTTGACTGTGGGCCTCATCATATTTGGGGCTGTTGTCCGTGTAACGGATAGTGGCCTTGGGTGCGGGAGTTCTTGGCCGCTTTGTGATGGTCACGTGCTGCCCCCCTTGGATAACGTTACAGCATGGATTGAATGGCTGCATCGTTTATTTGCGGCTTTAATTGGTCTTTTTGGTTTGGCGACGCTGTTCGTTGCATGGCGATCTTATCGCCAGAGTGATGGGCGGGTTTTCTGGTTAACAGTAGCTGCTGCTGTGCTGTTCGTTGTACAGAGCCTCCTCGGCGCAATTGTTGTTATTTTTGAACTGCCGCCGACGTTTGTGACATTGCATTTGGGCACGGCGATGCTCTTATTAGGCAGCCTTTTAGCTGCGGCTGTGGTCGCATGGTATCGTCCTCATTTGCAGGGGCGTAGCGATAATGTGCGCTCATTGGCTTATCTCAATGCGGTCTTTTCGCTGGTCATTATTCTTACCGGCGCACTTGTGCGTGGCTCTGGTGCGACATTAGCTTGTACGGAGTGGCCGCTCTGTTTTGATAATGTCTTGCTTCCTGTGGATGCCGGACAACTTGCTGTCATTCATATGATTCATCGCTTTGCTGTGGCTGCTTTAGGCCTGAGCTTGCTGATTCTTGTCTGGCAAGTTATCCGCCAACGCAGGGATAGCCTCGTTAGAGGGCTGGCTGTGGGGGCATTTGTGGCTTACTTAGCGCAGGCAGGCGTCGGTGCGATGTACGTGATTAGCGTTGCAGGGCCGGGATGGGGTGCGGCACATGTCGGGTTGGCTTCTCTGACGTGGGCGCTCCTTGTGGCATTATGCATGATCGAAAGCCTGGAGGCATCATCAGAAGACGTGAATAAACAGTTGGAACCCCAATGGCAATCATAA
- a CDS encoding heme o synthase translates to MAIITQSDQSVSALFKAYRELMKLRIVALLVFTCITAMFVAAAGRPDALKLLATVVGGVLSAGGASALNQFLDRDMDAKMKRTAHRPIPSGRITPINALLFGIGLVAWSVLILGLFVNWLAAALALGGAIYYVVLYTVLLKRNTVANIVIGGGAGAMPVLVGWAAVTGTLSIEAFLLFAIVFYWTPPHSWALALMVNKDYAAVGVPMMPVARGPETTHWQILFYSVQLVLVSLLPAGALLVPGVEFMGLFYLISAVLLGVRLLYLCVLLIQRANKPTARRLYKYSSMYLLFLFLAMIIDSLL, encoded by the coding sequence ATGGCAATCATAACTCAATCGGATCAATCTGTTAGCGCACTCTTTAAAGCATATCGCGAGCTCATGAAGCTGCGCATTGTCGCGCTGCTTGTCTTTACATGCATTACGGCGATGTTTGTGGCAGCGGCGGGCCGCCCAGATGCTTTGAAGTTATTAGCGACTGTTGTTGGTGGTGTTTTATCCGCTGGTGGTGCCAGCGCGCTCAATCAATTCCTTGATCGCGATATGGACGCTAAGATGAAGCGTACCGCGCACCGTCCAATCCCCAGTGGCCGTATCACGCCGATTAACGCCTTGCTGTTTGGTATTGGCCTAGTCGCATGGTCTGTATTGATTCTCGGCCTGTTTGTAAATTGGCTTGCGGCTGCGCTGGCACTCGGTGGGGCAATTTATTATGTCGTGCTCTATACCGTGCTGCTTAAGCGTAACACAGTTGCGAATATCGTCATTGGTGGCGGGGCTGGGGCAATGCCTGTCCTCGTAGGATGGGCTGCTGTGACTGGCACGCTCTCAATCGAGGCGTTCCTATTGTTTGCGATTGTGTTCTACTGGACGCCGCCGCATAGTTGGGCCCTGGCACTCATGGTTAATAAAGATTATGCGGCTGTCGGTGTGCCTATGATGCCTGTTGCGCGTGGCCCTGAAACCACCCATTGGCAGATTCTGTTTTATTCTGTGCAGCTTGTGCTTGTGAGCCTACTACCAGCAGGGGCCTTGTTGGTGCCAGGCGTTGAATTCATGGGGTTATTTTACCTGATTTCTGCTGTGTTGCTCGGTGTACGCCTGCTTTACCTGTGTGTTTTGCTAATCCAGCGGGCTAACAAACCTACAGCACGGCGGCTATACAAGTATTCATCCATGTATCTGCTGTTCTTGTTCCTGGCGATGATTATCGATTCGTTGTTATAG
- a CDS encoding c-type cytochrome produces the protein MSEPTKTTAKSSNLPVVITIVLVAAVAIVFAFAFIAASQNSQRGEDTDVAADTYMDIVTPLLANADAARGEDLVSNQFPCVSCHVAGAGSVAPPYEHIAQDAEARAPLTLEAYIYESIVLPHLHVVEGYVNSMPNNYGTLLSDEQLGDIIAYLLTVAEGSDS, from the coding sequence TTGTCTGAACCAACAAAAACCACGGCTAAAAGCTCAAATTTGCCTGTTGTCATCACTATCGTCCTTGTTGCGGCTGTCGCTATTGTCTTTGCATTTGCCTTTATTGCAGCTAGCCAGAACTCTCAGCGTGGGGAAGACACGGATGTGGCAGCAGATACGTACATGGATATCGTCACGCCGTTGTTGGCGAATGCAGATGCCGCTCGTGGTGAGGACCTGGTGAGCAACCAGTTCCCGTGTGTTTCTTGTCATGTTGCGGGGGCCGGTTCGGTTGCCCCGCCTTATGAACATATCGCCCAGGATGCCGAAGCTCGGGCTCCGTTAACCCTGGAAGCTTATATTTACGAATCGATTGTGCTGCCTCATCTCCATGTTGTAGAGGGCTATGTTAATTCAATGCCGAATAACTACGGCACCCTCTTGAGCGATGAGCAATTAGGCGACATCATCGCCTATCTGCTCACTGTTGCAGAGGGCTCTGATTCTTAG
- a CDS encoding Rqc2 family fibronectin-binding protein, with protein sequence MYIDAFTVAALVDEFMDTLVGGRIQDVIDVDATGIGLEIYNNRERHYLYLSADRQTPRVHLVPDKLRRGLQRPTQMGLLMRRHIEGGRLVHVSQPKWERILQLDIEMGDEEISIIIEPMPRRSNLLLIRDGIILDCVHRVGPEENRYRLLLPNHAYQPPPPLEGRLDPTQPTLEQVEIMLSKVTDEKLKAVQLLPRVLYGFSPLLAREVVYRASGDINQRAQDVDPAALHQALHDVVAPLGRRDWQPGYAEADGIVEAFSVYPLTYIKGWQPSDRISDAITMYYGIIEGPEAYAEAKKPVQAAIEEGKIRYGAKLESLERGLKDDAEREHLQHSGELILAYQYGLEPGQTELRAQYNVDEPELVIKLDPDLTPLENAQRYFDKYNRAKRAQQGVPQLIEDVQQDIAYMDQLESDLEMAANWPEIDDVIQALQARGLMGRDKKIQRMGGGGRTAPLRLTHDGYVIWVGRNSRQNEEVTFKKANSQDLWLHARGVAGAHVVIRDDGRHIPESLIEQVAGIAAYYSKAKTEASVIVDVTRVKYVKKIKNAGPGMVTYRNEQTVTVTPHSEEVFADGAR encoded by the coding sequence ATGTATATTGATGCTTTTACCGTTGCCGCGTTGGTGGACGAATTTATGGATACGCTCGTTGGTGGGCGTATTCAGGATGTGATTGATGTTGACGCTACGGGCATCGGGTTGGAAATTTATAATAACCGCGAACGTCATTACCTCTATTTGAGCGCTGATCGTCAGACGCCGCGCGTTCATCTTGTGCCGGATAAACTGCGGCGTGGTTTGCAGCGCCCAACACAGATGGGCTTGCTCATGCGGCGGCATATTGAAGGCGGGCGATTGGTGCATGTGAGCCAGCCGAAGTGGGAGCGCATCTTACAACTCGATATCGAGATGGGCGACGAAGAAATCAGTATCATTATCGAACCCATGCCGCGCCGTAGTAATTTGCTTCTCATAAGAGATGGCATCATCCTGGATTGTGTCCATCGTGTCGGGCCGGAGGAGAATCGCTACCGTTTGCTTCTGCCAAATCACGCGTATCAGCCTCCGCCACCATTGGAAGGTCGGCTTGATCCGACACAACCTACGCTGGAGCAGGTAGAGATTATGCTCAGCAAAGTCACCGATGAAAAGCTCAAAGCTGTGCAGTTATTGCCGCGTGTGCTATATGGCTTTAGTCCGCTTCTGGCGAGAGAAGTGGTTTATCGCGCCAGCGGCGACATCAATCAGCGTGCCCAGGACGTTGATCCCGCAGCTTTACATCAGGCGTTGCACGACGTCGTCGCTCCGTTGGGGCGGCGTGACTGGCAGCCTGGTTACGCCGAGGCAGATGGTATCGTCGAAGCGTTCAGTGTGTATCCGCTGACTTATATAAAGGGTTGGCAGCCTAGCGATCGTATCAGCGATGCGATCACAATGTACTATGGGATCATCGAAGGGCCGGAAGCTTATGCAGAGGCGAAGAAGCCCGTCCAGGCAGCTATAGAAGAGGGTAAAATCCGCTATGGTGCCAAGTTAGAATCGCTTGAGCGGGGCCTGAAAGATGATGCTGAACGTGAGCATTTGCAGCACAGTGGTGAGTTAATCCTGGCATATCAGTATGGTCTGGAACCCGGCCAGACCGAATTGCGTGCACAATATAACGTTGATGAACCGGAGCTTGTCATCAAGTTGGACCCCGATTTGACGCCACTGGAAAATGCTCAGCGCTATTTTGATAAGTATAATCGGGCGAAGCGCGCCCAGCAGGGCGTGCCGCAGCTCATAGAAGACGTTCAGCAAGACATCGCATATATGGACCAGCTAGAAAGCGACCTGGAGATGGCCGCCAATTGGCCCGAAATTGATGATGTGATCCAGGCGCTGCAAGCACGCGGCCTGATGGGGCGAGATAAGAAAATTCAGCGAATGGGCGGCGGTGGCCGTACGGCACCTTTGCGACTGACGCATGATGGCTATGTCATCTGGGTTGGGCGTAACAGCCGCCAGAATGAAGAAGTCACCTTTAAAAAAGCGAATTCCCAGGATTTATGGCTGCACGCACGGGGTGTTGCTGGGGCGCATGTCGTCATCCGTGATGATGGGCGGCATATCCCTGAAAGCCTCATAGAGCAGGTGGCAGGCATTGCCGCTTATTATAGTAAGGCCAAGACAGAAGCCAGCGTGATTGTTGATGTCACACGGGTTAAGTACGTCAAGAAGATAAAAAACGCTGGTCCTGGCATGGTGACCTATCGGAATGAACAAACAGTGACTGTGACACCACATAGTGAGGAGGTCTTTGCAGATGGGGCAAGATGA
- a CDS encoding polyphosphate kinase 2 family protein, protein MGQDEKPIQAMRPEPLSRVSLKDYDTRYSGEIDRKVAKALENQLEERMAELQEMLYAQGEHSLLIVLQAMDAGGKDSTIKKVFDCVNPQGVHVYSFKVPTEEERDHDFLWRIHQRVPRKGYIGIFNRSHYEDVLVVRVNDLVPEDVWRKRYEQINQFEKLLTESGTRILKFYLHISKDEQRERFQERLDRPDKNWKFSKGDLDVRKQWDDYMRAYEDVLTYCNTDYAPWHIVPADRKWYRNFVVTKTIVEALESMSLAYPAPEEGLDKIEIPD, encoded by the coding sequence ATGGGGCAAGATGAAAAGCCGATACAGGCGATGCGGCCAGAGCCATTGAGCCGGGTCTCTTTAAAAGACTATGATACGCGCTACAGCGGTGAGATTGATCGTAAAGTGGCCAAGGCTTTAGAGAATCAGCTCGAAGAGCGTATGGCTGAATTGCAGGAGATGCTCTATGCTCAGGGCGAGCATAGTCTCTTGATTGTGTTGCAAGCAATGGATGCCGGTGGTAAGGATAGTACGATCAAAAAAGTATTCGATTGTGTGAACCCGCAGGGTGTGCACGTCTATAGCTTTAAAGTGCCGACCGAAGAAGAGCGCGATCATGACTTCCTATGGCGTATTCATCAGCGTGTGCCACGGAAAGGCTATATTGGTATTTTTAATCGCAGCCATTACGAAGATGTGCTGGTCGTACGTGTTAATGACCTGGTACCGGAAGACGTGTGGCGCAAACGCTATGAGCAGATCAACCAGTTTGAAAAACTGCTCACCGAGAGCGGCACGCGCATCCTGAAGTTCTATTTGCATATCAGTAAAGATGAACAGCGAGAGCGCTTTCAGGAGCGGTTGGATCGTCCTGATAAAAATTGGAAGTTCTCAAAAGGTGATCTCGATGTGCGCAAACAGTGGGACGACTATATGCGCGCTTATGAAGACGTCCTCACATATTGCAACACAGACTATGCACCCTGGCATATTGTCCCGGCTGATCGTAAATGGTATCGCAATTTCGTCGTGACGAAGACCATTGTAGAAGCTCTGGAGAGTATGTCTCTGGCTTATCCAGCGCCGGAAGAAGGCCTCGATAAAATCGAGATCCCTGATTAG
- a CDS encoding glycosyltransferase family 9 protein — MDRDALVHRNKQLTAAFHQAPMQHRLRRHLIEAAANFPFAPLNTRTNRILFIKPDHIGDVLLATPVFRAMKKRQPSTEIHVLAGPWASSVLANYRDVDLVLTLPFPGFDRSQEKDSLLAPYTQVIRVSRQLRHIGYSAAIILRPDHWWGALLAHAAGIRQRIGYNLPDVMPFLTQAIPYEGGHAIRQNLRLVERWTGHITDEQVDYTFEPFADESEAIAGYLQNYGITDAQSILCIHPGAGTWAKLWEAEKWAQVADTLCDQFDISIIFTGTMQELPMIQSIQNLMRHKSYSSAGDVTLGQLAALYQRAEAVLGADSGPLHLAAAVHTPTVTLFGPADPDEFRPWGDKSHHIVLASPIGCRPCRVLDWGEDPPHFHPCMRDITVGSVLEAARRALQAD, encoded by the coding sequence TTGGATAGAGACGCACTGGTCCATCGCAATAAACAACTGACAGCAGCCTTCCACCAAGCGCCAATGCAGCACAGGCTGCGGCGACATCTCATTGAGGCTGCGGCAAATTTCCCGTTTGCACCGCTCAATACACGGACAAATCGCATCCTCTTTATCAAGCCGGATCATATTGGCGATGTTTTGTTAGCGACACCCGTCTTCCGGGCCATGAAGAAGCGCCAGCCATCAACGGAAATTCATGTGCTGGCTGGCCCCTGGGCGAGCAGTGTGCTGGCTAACTATCGGGATGTGGATCTTGTGCTTACGCTCCCCTTCCCTGGCTTTGATCGCAGCCAGGAAAAAGACAGTCTTTTAGCGCCCTATACACAGGTTATACGCGTATCGCGGCAGTTGCGGCACATTGGCTATAGCGCTGCGATTATATTACGGCCAGATCACTGGTGGGGCGCACTGCTGGCTCATGCAGCAGGGATCCGGCAGCGCATCGGCTACAATTTACCGGACGTCATGCCCTTCCTGACACAGGCAATTCCCTATGAAGGCGGACACGCTATCCGGCAGAACCTGCGCCTGGTAGAGCGCTGGACCGGGCATATTACGGATGAGCAAGTTGACTATACGTTTGAGCCATTTGCAGATGAATCGGAAGCAATCGCGGGCTATCTGCAAAATTACGGCATCACAGACGCACAAAGCATCCTATGCATCCATCCGGGCGCGGGGACATGGGCAAAGCTCTGGGAAGCAGAAAAATGGGCCCAGGTGGCAGATACCCTCTGCGATCAGTTCGACATATCCATCATTTTTACGGGTACGATGCAAGAACTGCCCATGATCCAAAGTATCCAGAACTTAATGCGCCACAAATCTTATTCCAGCGCAGGCGACGTCACACTAGGCCAGCTTGCCGCCTTATATCAAAGGGCAGAGGCCGTCCTTGGGGCTGATAGCGGCCCCTTGCATCTCGCCGCAGCCGTTCATACGCCAACGGTAACGCTCTTTGGCCCTGCGGACCCGGATGAATTCCGCCCATGGGGCGACAAATCACACCACATCGTCCTGGCAAGCCCCATCGGGTGCCGCCCCTGCCGTGTATTGGATTGGGGTGAAGATCCGCCGCACTTCCATCCCTGTATGCGCGACATTACCGTTGGGAGTGTGCTAGAAGCAGCGCGTCGAGCCTTACAAGCCGACTAA
- a CDS encoding glycosyltransferase, with product MRILIITAALPYPPASGGALRAYGIIEGLSQAGHDITLMSFHDETSPEVTPLSALCRQVVTLPSPHRSRTDRVRNLLFTSQADIARRLYSPQFEQKLLELLAQESYDIVQFEGIEVACYLPATKQASNAAIIFDTFNAEAELQRVIAQVDRATIRTWPKAVYSWIQSQRIAAYEGNLCRLADAVIAVSPEDAALLAAYQPQRAVAIVPSGINTDRYLESSETIDLGHNSLIFTGKMDYRPNVDAMMWFSETVLPQLEDVNLTIVGQKPHPQLQALLDQDNIKLTGWVDSVLPYLHSADVYIAPLRMGSGTRLKILEAMASGCAIVATDLAASGLLGEARAALWIADDPSSFAEAIRTLLADEEKRTTLGKAARIAVQQHYDWRVLIPRLLTVYKELGLG from the coding sequence TTGCGTATTCTCATCATTACAGCGGCATTGCCATACCCACCGGCTTCCGGGGGTGCCCTGCGCGCCTATGGCATCATCGAAGGCCTGAGTCAGGCGGGACATGACATCACCCTGATGAGCTTTCATGATGAAACATCGCCTGAAGTCACACCACTGAGTGCCTTATGCCGTCAGGTTGTTACATTGCCATCGCCTCATCGCAGCCGTACAGACCGCGTGCGTAATCTATTATTCACCTCACAGGCAGATATCGCACGCAGGCTCTATTCGCCACAGTTTGAACAAAAGTTACTGGAACTGTTGGCGCAGGAGTCATATGATATTGTGCAATTTGAAGGTATCGAAGTCGCCTGCTACCTGCCAGCCACGAAGCAAGCCAGCAACGCGGCCATCATCTTCGACACCTTCAATGCTGAAGCCGAACTACAACGCGTTATCGCGCAGGTAGACCGGGCTACTATACGAACATGGCCCAAAGCAGTTTATTCCTGGATACAGAGTCAACGGATCGCCGCATACGAGGGCAACCTTTGCCGCTTAGCCGATGCCGTCATCGCTGTATCGCCGGAAGATGCGGCCCTTCTGGCAGCCTATCAACCACAACGAGCCGTCGCAATCGTCCCCAGCGGCATCAACACAGATCGTTATCTGGAATCGTCAGAAACAATCGACCTAGGCCATAACAGTCTGATATTCACCGGGAAAATGGATTATCGGCCTAATGTTGATGCAATGATGTGGTTTTCGGAAACTGTGCTACCACAACTTGAAGATGTCAACCTGACAATTGTGGGGCAAAAGCCGCACCCTCAGCTCCAAGCCTTGCTTGATCAGGACAACATCAAGCTCACTGGCTGGGTCGATTCTGTGTTACCGTATTTGCACAGTGCGGATGTCTATATTGCACCCTTGCGCATGGGGAGCGGAACCCGCCTGAAGATCCTAGAAGCTATGGCAAGTGGTTGTGCTATCGTCGCAACCGACCTGGCGGCTTCCGGCTTGCTTGGTGAAGCACGAGCGGCCTTATGGATTGCCGATGACCCGTCATCATTTGCAGAAGCAATTCGCACGCTGCTTGCTGATGAGGAAAAACGCACAACTTTAGGAAAAGCTGCCCGTATAGCCGTTCAGCAGCATTATGATTGGCGCGTGTTAATCCCGCGCCTGCTCACAGTGTACAAGGAACTCGGACTTGGATAG
- a CDS encoding glycosyltransferase family 4 protein, producing the protein MNKIGIDARLLAYRDGGISTYIRSLAQAFSDDEGPLNITLFAHRKAAERITPNLAEKKLITPPHNRFEQIALSIELLPHQLDVFHSPDFIPPLRGAKRHVITVHDLTFLHYPQYLTANARRYYNDKIDWACHHADHILAVSSSARDDLMTLLNIPESKITVQPHGVDPRFRPLSKEACHPVQEALHLPDDYILHVGTYEPRKNIIGLLTAYKALLAQMPDAPPVVLVGRPGWLFEETQTQIAALDIDEHILWRMNVTDEQLPAVYNLARVLAAPSFYEGFGLPLLEAMACGTVPIASDRSAFPEVMGDVGLRFDPEDSDAIAEALRIALTDDAWYQDMCQRAIQRASSYTWANSAEIARRVYTSLL; encoded by the coding sequence ATGAATAAGATTGGCATTGATGCACGCTTACTTGCCTACCGCGATGGTGGGATCAGCACCTATATTCGCTCATTAGCTCAGGCCTTCTCAGACGATGAAGGCCCTTTAAATATCACGCTCTTTGCACACCGTAAAGCAGCAGAGCGCATAACGCCGAACCTGGCAGAAAAAAAGCTGATTACCCCACCACATAACCGTTTTGAGCAGATTGCCCTCTCTATAGAACTGCTGCCACACCAGCTAGATGTCTTCCACAGCCCGGATTTTATACCGCCCCTGCGAGGTGCTAAACGGCATGTCATCACAGTGCATGACCTGACCTTTTTGCACTATCCGCAGTACCTCACTGCTAATGCACGCCGCTACTATAATGACAAGATTGATTGGGCCTGCCATCATGCGGATCACATTCTGGCAGTCAGTAGCAGCGCCCGCGATGATCTCATGACATTGCTGAATATCCCTGAAAGTAAAATCACAGTCCAACCCCATGGCGTGGACCCGCGTTTTCGTCCGCTTTCAAAAGAAGCCTGTCACCCCGTTCAAGAGGCACTCCACTTACCAGACGATTATATTTTGCACGTCGGCACTTATGAGCCACGCAAGAACATCATCGGTCTGCTAACAGCCTATAAAGCGCTGCTGGCCCAGATGCCAGACGCGCCGCCTGTTGTACTCGTTGGGCGGCCAGGATGGCTCTTTGAGGAAACACAGACCCAAATTGCCGCCCTGGATATTGACGAGCATATCTTATGGCGGATGAACGTCACAGATGAGCAGCTCCCTGCCGTCTACAATCTAGCACGTGTGCTCGCCGCCCCATCCTTCTACGAAGGCTTTGGCTTACCGCTTTTAGAGGCGATGGCATGTGGAACAGTGCCTATTGCCAGTGACCGCTCCGCATTCCCGGAAGTCATGGGAGATGTTGGCCTGCGCTTCGACCCTGAAGACTCGGACGCCATTGCAGAAGCACTGCGTATCGCGCTCACAGATGATGCATGGTACCAGGACATGTGCCAGCGGGCGATCCAACGCGCCAGCAGCTACACATGGGCCAACTCCGCAGAGATTGCACGACGCGTCTACACATCCCTGCTCTAA
- a CDS encoding substrate-binding periplasmic protein: protein MVSTAHHRRTLIALAIIVSVAFALIWRSLNTPTVDQPLEAGATLRVGIDPSLPPFATIHDNALAGFEIDLANALAAELDLTVHFVVLGFDSLYDALLTEQVDCLIATLVIDASRMDDVRYTRPYYDDGLQLVATHSDFIQQEALTRHVLAFEFGSEADSLARQWSIQLADLTQRPYERPEYALDAVITDEAHAALVDQTSFLLYTPPNDVSLYAASITSVPFAIATRRERPALTKQLDQALDSLQQSGEITVLIEKWF from the coding sequence ATGGTATCCACCGCCCATCATAGAAGAACGTTAATAGCACTTGCCATCATTGTAAGCGTTGCCTTCGCGTTGATCTGGCGCAGCCTGAATACCCCTACGGTGGATCAACCATTAGAAGCCGGAGCGACTTTGCGAGTCGGCATTGATCCCAGCCTCCCTCCATTTGCAACAATTCATGACAATGCATTAGCAGGCTTTGAAATTGACCTTGCCAATGCCCTGGCTGCTGAGCTGGATTTAACTGTTCATTTTGTCGTTTTGGGATTCGACAGTTTATACGATGCTTTACTGACAGAGCAAGTTGATTGCTTGATCGCAACCCTCGTGATTGATGCCAGCCGCATGGATGATGTGCGTTACACACGCCCCTATTATGATGATGGTTTGCAACTTGTGGCGACCCATTCCGACTTCATCCAACAAGAAGCCCTGACACGACATGTCTTAGCTTTTGAATTCGGCAGTGAAGCAGATTCACTTGCGCGCCAATGGTCCATTCAACTCGCCGATTTAACGCAGCGGCCCTATGAACGCCCCGAATACGCCCTGGACGCTGTGATAACAGACGAAGCCCATGCTGCCCTCGTCGATCAGACCAGTTTTCTGCTATATACGCCACCCAATGATGTTTCCCTCTATGCGGCCTCCATCACCAGTGTGCCATTCGCCATCGCCACAAGAAGAGAACGTCCGGCCCTGACCAAACAGTTAGATCAGGCGCTCGACTCTCTGCAACAATCTGGCGAAATCACTGTGCTGATAGAGAAGTGGTTCTAA